One window from the genome of Macrobrachium rosenbergii isolate ZJJX-2024 chromosome 2, ASM4041242v1, whole genome shotgun sequence encodes:
- the LOC136844939 gene encoding uncharacterized protein isoform X1 codes for MVVSEWTENLKEYVAKEDKQLQERNQELKASERFHSNLMKFLLHEPGEEAFHPIPITVAAASKMDLSSQVTAIGLWEMSTPVKILVEEGRVFALQEKNSKRRSAKITIENGELLLYSLQDEDEPIPKAYYVQYEDVLSLANSKSTVFLDLGTKGLSVGRVFILLTDKGRANNIHGHFTGGSGESYLGTPLQIGNKGQLWERAVFGYQVSEAVSGNVAAYSLKKNNVIQSNRGLVFLLNTSRTPPLIGIHTGPYMPNSGSHVGTVEEGMAILSGAIHWSEDVKDIIVSQCGLVLPTKVTLASPDNSYSNNLAGSQYSKSSLFGNSESLVMPDGCHSAALGHCVFLCVFLCMFVIACRLWGHDSTEKCRRIVTHRYDDTHHYDEEIY; via the exons ATGGTAGTCAGTGAATggacagaaaatttaaaagagtATGTGGCCAAAGAGGATAAACAACTTCAGGAAAGAAACCAG GAACTGAAGGCGTCTGAAAGGTTTCACAGCAACCTTATGAAATTCCTGCTCCATGAACCTGGAGAAGAGGCTTTCCATCCCATCCCTATTACAGTTGCTGCTGCAAGCAAGATGGATCTTTCAAGCCAAGTAACG GCTATAGGGCTCTGGGAAATGAGCACCCCTGTAAAAATTCTAGTAGAAGAAGGACGAGTCTTTGCTCTCCAGGAAAAAAATAGTAAGAGGAGGTCTGCCAAAATCACCATTGAAAATGGAGAGCTGCTCCTGTATAGCTTACAAGACGAAGATGAACCTATCCCCAAAGCCTATTATGTACAG TATGAAGATGTTCTGAGCCTAGCTAACTCTAAAAGTACAGTCTTCCTGGACTTAGGGACCAAGGGACTGTCAGTTGGAAGAGTCTTCATCCTACTTACTGACAAAGGCAGAGCCAACAACATTCATGGACACTTCACAGGTGGCTCTGGAGAAAGCTATTTAGGTACGCCTTTGCAAATAGGTAACAAAGGCCAGCTTTGGGAACGAGCTGTGTTTGGTTACCAGGTCTCGGAAGCAGTAAGTGGGAATGTAGCAGCTTATTCTCTGAAGAAAAACAATGTCATACAAAGCAACAGGGGGTTAGTTTTTCTCCTGAATACTTCCAGGACACCACCTCTGATTGGTATCCATACGGGTCCATATATGCCAAACAGTGGTTCACATGTGGGCACTGTGGAAGAAGGTATGGCCATACTGAGTGGCGCCATTCACTGGTCGGAGGATGTAAAGGATATTATTGTTAGCCAGTGTGGCTTGGTATTACCTACCAAAGTCACTCTTGCCAGCCCAGATAATTCGTATTCAAACAATTTGGCTGGGAGCCAGTATAGTAAATCCAGTTTATTTGGAAATTCAGAGAGTTTAGTAATGCCAGACGGTTGTCACTCTGCCGCCCTCGGCCATTGTGTCTtcttgtgtgtgttcttgtgtatgtttgtaattgCATGTAGGTTATGGGGACATGACAGCACTGAAAAATGTAGGCGTATTGTCACACATCGCTACGATGACACACATCACTACgatgaagaaatatattga
- the LOC136844939 gene encoding uncharacterized protein isoform X2 — protein MELKASERFHSNLMKFLLHEPGEEAFHPIPITVAAASKMDLSSQVTAIGLWEMSTPVKILVEEGRVFALQEKNSKRRSAKITIENGELLLYSLQDEDEPIPKAYYVQYEDVLSLANSKSTVFLDLGTKGLSVGRVFILLTDKGRANNIHGHFTGGSGESYLGTPLQIGNKGQLWERAVFGYQVSEAVSGNVAAYSLKKNNVIQSNRGLVFLLNTSRTPPLIGIHTGPYMPNSGSHVGTVEEGMAILSGAIHWSEDVKDIIVSQCGLVLPTKVTLASPDNSYSNNLAGSQYSKSSLFGNSESLVMPDGCHSAALGHCVFLCVFLCMFVIACRLWGHDSTEKCRRIVTHRYDDTHHYDEEIY, from the exons GAACTGAAGGCGTCTGAAAGGTTTCACAGCAACCTTATGAAATTCCTGCTCCATGAACCTGGAGAAGAGGCTTTCCATCCCATCCCTATTACAGTTGCTGCTGCAAGCAAGATGGATCTTTCAAGCCAAGTAACG GCTATAGGGCTCTGGGAAATGAGCACCCCTGTAAAAATTCTAGTAGAAGAAGGACGAGTCTTTGCTCTCCAGGAAAAAAATAGTAAGAGGAGGTCTGCCAAAATCACCATTGAAAATGGAGAGCTGCTCCTGTATAGCTTACAAGACGAAGATGAACCTATCCCCAAAGCCTATTATGTACAG TATGAAGATGTTCTGAGCCTAGCTAACTCTAAAAGTACAGTCTTCCTGGACTTAGGGACCAAGGGACTGTCAGTTGGAAGAGTCTTCATCCTACTTACTGACAAAGGCAGAGCCAACAACATTCATGGACACTTCACAGGTGGCTCTGGAGAAAGCTATTTAGGTACGCCTTTGCAAATAGGTAACAAAGGCCAGCTTTGGGAACGAGCTGTGTTTGGTTACCAGGTCTCGGAAGCAGTAAGTGGGAATGTAGCAGCTTATTCTCTGAAGAAAAACAATGTCATACAAAGCAACAGGGGGTTAGTTTTTCTCCTGAATACTTCCAGGACACCACCTCTGATTGGTATCCATACGGGTCCATATATGCCAAACAGTGGTTCACATGTGGGCACTGTGGAAGAAGGTATGGCCATACTGAGTGGCGCCATTCACTGGTCGGAGGATGTAAAGGATATTATTGTTAGCCAGTGTGGCTTGGTATTACCTACCAAAGTCACTCTTGCCAGCCCAGATAATTCGTATTCAAACAATTTGGCTGGGAGCCAGTATAGTAAATCCAGTTTATTTGGAAATTCAGAGAGTTTAGTAATGCCAGACGGTTGTCACTCTGCCGCCCTCGGCCATTGTGTCTtcttgtgtgtgttcttgtgtatgtttgtaattgCATGTAGGTTATGGGGACATGACAGCACTGAAAAATGTAGGCGTATTGTCACACATCGCTACGATGACACACATCACTACgatgaagaaatatattga